The genomic segment TTGCTTAGATTATTTACGTAACAAAACTTTTTTTATCCCAAACGATGAAAGTCCCCCTTCGGGGGATTTAGGGGGCTGCCTCTCAAAGAGTTATCTCATTTTGCACTGCAAAATTTACCAACTAATTTGGAGAAGAGCCTGTTTTCAAAACCACTTCTTTTTCCAGAAATAGTATACCATCCCCAGCGCCGCACCGGCCATGAGGGTCAATACGGCCGGGTATCCCCAGCGGGTCTTGAGTTCCGGCATAAGCTCAAAATTCATGCCGTAGACCCCGGCGATAAAGGTAAGGGGGATGAAAATGGTTGAGATGATGGTCAGGACTTTCATCACCTCGTTCAGCCGGTAGCTCGTGCTGGAAAGATAAATATCGAGCATTCCCGAAAGAAGATCCCGAAAGGTTTCCACGGTATCGATGATCTGAATGGTATGGTCGTAGAGGTCGCGGATGTACATGACGGTGGCTTCATGAATGAGCGCGCTTTCGCTCTTTTCCAGCCCGCTGATCATCTCACGGAGCGGCCACACAGACTTTCGGAGGAAGAGCATCTCCTGTTTCATGGTATGGATGTCATGGAGAGCTTCGCGGCCAGGATTTTCTATGAGGCGCTCTTCCAGTATCTCAATTCTTTCCCCGAGTTTCTCCATAATTATGAAATAGTGGTCTATCACCGCATCGATAAGGGAATAAGCCAGATAATCAGTGCCCATTTTCCGTATGCGACCCTTGGCGTTCCGTATCCGGTCACGGATGGCATTGAACACGTCCCCCTCGAATTCCTGAAACGATATGAGAAAATTTCGGCCCCAGACAATGCTTATCTGCTCGGCTTTGATTTCACCGGCTTTCTCGTCATAAGAAAGCATTTTCAGCACGACAAAGATGTAGTCCTCCATATCCTCCATTTTTGGGCGCTGCCCCTGGGTGAGAATATCTTCCAGAATGAGGGGATGTATGCGAAAGTGCTCTCCGATCTTCTCGATGGTTTCTCCATCGATCATGCTGGATATGTCTATCCATGAAACAGTAGCGGTCTCCCGGAGGGCAAAGGTATCCTCGACCGATTTTGCCTTGAATTCACGGAATTCATGTTCGCTGAAATCCATCACTGAGACGGTGGGTTTTCCGGCAATTTTCTCGCCGAAATATTCAAGGCTCCCCGGAGGAAGCCCGGCTTTTCTAGATCGGCGCAGGAGAGGACGTCTTTTCATGGCAGTACTCGCTTTAACTGGTTTTTTCTAAGATATGCATCGGAAACTCAGGTCTCAAGTTATTTTTCCCGGCCATGAGAGAAATAAAAATTTATTCATCTTGACAGAGTGATACCCGGAGTTGAGATTATACGTTATTGGAACAAAGGAAACATAAGATTATCTCTCGCAGAGTCGCAAAGACGCAACGTAAGAAGAAAAACGGAAAAAATATTGACAGGGTTAACAGGATTGACAAGATTTTGTAAAACACAAGAGTATAGAATCCTGTGAATCTTGTAAATCCTGTCAAAAGAAAAACACTATAATAATTCTAAAAAAGAGGCTCAATCATGTCAACATTTTTTCGATTTGTGAAAGGAATATTCTTCGCGGTTCTTTTTTATCTGACGCTCTCCTTCACTCTTTCAGTATTCGTTTTCGCCCAGGGGAATCCTGCCGTGCTCTCCTCACATGTGTTATGCAAGGAGCCGGGAAGGTATATCGGCTGGCCCACCATCGCCCTCACTCCAGCCGGTGAGCTTATCGCAGTGTTTTCCGGAGACCGTGACGAACATGTCTGCCCCTGGGGAAAAACCCAGATGGTCCGCAGCTCCGATAACGGCAAAACATGGTCCGAGCCGGTTACAGTCAACAACACACCCCTTGACGACCGTGACGCCGGTATCTTCGCCACAAAGAAAGGCACGCTCATTGTGAGCTGGTTCACCTCTCTTGCCTTCGACGACCCCAGATACCAGGAATCTTACCCGAAAGAACTCGTTCAATCCTGGAAACGCCACGCTGAAAAGCTCAGCCCCGAAATCCGCAAGCAGTGGCTGGGAAGCTGGGTCAGGCGCTCCGTGGACGGCGGGAAATCCTGGGGCGATCCCATCCGGGTGCTGGGTTCAGCCCCCCATGGCCCCATTCAGCTCCGTGACGGGCGCATTCTGTATGTGGGGCGGATTTATTTTGATGCCGATCCGGCGCTCTCGGTGGAGGAATCACGCGATGACGGCCTCACCTGGAAGCGTATCGGTACCATCCCCATTCCCGCCGGGGATGACATTTCGACCTACCATGAGCCGCATGCTGTAGAAACGGATAACGGGAAAATCCTTGTCATGATCCGTGAGGAAAAGCGGAATATCATGCGCCAGTCCGAATCCGCTGACGGCGGCCGTACCTGGACAGTCCCCCACGAAACCGGCATCTGGGGCTGCCCGCCTCACCTTCTGCGCCTTGCAGACGGCCGTCTCCTCACCGTCTACGGATACCGCCGGGCGCCGTTCGGCGAGCGCGCCTGCTTCTCCTCCGATAGCGGCAAGACCTGGGATGTGGAGCATTCGTTCACAATCGCCCCCGCTCTCGATGGCGACCTGGGTTACCCAGCCTCGGTGGAGCTCAGCGACGGTGCAGTATTCACCGTTTACTACCAGAAGGATAAACCGGGAGAAAAGACCTGCCTCATGGGAACCAGATGGAGAGTAAAATGAAAAAAATCCTCGGAATCGTCGGCAGCCCGCGTAAAAACGGGAACACCCATATCCTGGTCTCCACCATCCTCCAGAGCGCCCATGAAGCCCTGATGAAAGCATTCATCGACCGCTTCGTCTTCTTCAACTGCCTCCGGAGTCGGATGGAAGGGGGAAATACGTGAACGGCCGGAGAAGATCAAAGAGGCGGAGGATATGGGGAGGAAAAATGCTATGATAGATATTTTACATTAAATTAATTACTATTTGTTCTTTTTATCTTGACAATTTAATACGTTTTCTGTATACACAATACAACAACAAAGATTCAATTTTATCGTATTAAAAGAGGAAAGAATAATCTTTTAGTACATTATAAACAACTACTTGGAAAACTGTTTATGAACAAACCAAAACTCCCAATTCATAATTTATCAGAAAGGCACCCAGGTCTAACTGCAGAACTTGGGGAATCTTATACTCAAGCTGCAAGGGTATGTTTGGATCGTCACCATATATCCCCAACAGAATTCGATATTTTTAATAAAGGTTCTAATCAAGTAGCCGTTGCAGAATGGAGCATTTGTGATGACCGAATACGAAATGCATTTGCCAATGAAATTGATACAACGGAAGCTGGTGCATATGCTTGTGCTTTAGCGGCTGTTGAGTTATCGCGTGGTTTAGTTGCAATACGCAGAGCTGAGACAAAAACGGGAGCCGATTATTACATAGCCCAAATTGATCATAAAATTGAAGATCTCGAGGAATGCTTACGACTTGAGATATCGGGTGTTGACAGTGGGCCCGAATCAACAATCAATCAGCGACTACGTGAGAAAATAAGACAAGCTACCGCAGGATCTAGTAACCTACCTGCTGTCGCAACAGTAGTCGGATTCAAGGTTCGCAAAGTGATGATTGAGGATGTTGAGGAAAAATGAGCTGGAATATTCATCATACTGAAAGCGAAAGGCTTGCTTCCCAAGCCGAGACCTCTATACTAAATGGAGATAATAATCTTGCTCGCGAACTTTACTCAAAAGCTGCCGAAGAAGAAATGAACGCACTCAATGCATTGGATCAAACAAAGCATAGAACAATAGGTATTACTGCAGTAAGCACAGTTTCTCTATTATATAAAGGTCGTCAATTTTCATTGGCAGAAAAGGCAGCCTATAGATGTCTTGGCTTAAATGATTTACCGGAGTTTGCTTCAGATCAGTTACATTCACTTTTACAGTCAATTTGGAATGAGACTGCGATGGAAAAGGCCGGCATTAAGTTTGTTCCAGGGCAAATTCTTGTTGCTATTAAAGGGGGTGAAATTGTAAAGGGTGGTGCTCCCTTGGATTTGATTGTTGAAAAAGTACAAACTGTCCAATCTTACTTTTACAGGACTGCGGAATTTCTTAAAGATATACCTCATAGAAAAAGAGGTAGACCAGAAAAAGAAATACAAGATATATATCGACCATGGTTATTCCATGCAGTACCATCAAGTTATCAGTTTGCTATGGCAATACAAGAACCTGTTCAATTCGATCTTTTTGATCAGGTCAAACCATCCCCCAAAGATATTTCTGGAAAATTCCTTTCAATATTACGTTCATGTGTTAATGATCCAGATGGACAATTTCTACAGATAGTAACTGACAGAAATTATCAAGAAACATTCCTGAAACTTTCTAGAAATCTTATACCTAAAGGAAAGAGCTATACAGAAATGGAAATTCGTGCTTCAGATGAAACACGAGCAATTTCACTTATTCCTTCAAATAGAGAAATAATAAATAATACCATAAAAAAAAGAAGATCAACGAATTTACAACCAGAAGAGAATGAAGAAAGTGAAATGCATGGAATACTAAGGGCTGTTCATTTAGATAAAGATTGGATCGAAGTGACAATTAATGGTGAACACAAGAAAATTAGTGATGTCGGTGATATTGTAGATGACGTGATTGGCCCGATGTTAAACCGCCCTGTAATTGTTAAAACAATCCTTAAAGAAAATCGTTATAAATTCATAGATATTGAGTTAGATGAATGATTTTTTAATATTTACCAAAATAAAATATAAGGTACCTTTTTATGCAGATAGTAGAACGCCATTCCCACCTCAACGGCCTGGAATTCCTTACAATTCGCAAGCCGGACTTGTTGGATAAAATTGAAAAGGTAATTCAAACGGTCGATGCCGAGTCCTGCCGAACCAAAGTATCCAAAGATGGGAAATTCTTGTTCAACCCCACTGTCATTAATGCCTCTTTCAAATTCCTTCTCAGCGCCACAGATTGGGAGAAAAGCAAAGTCGGTTTTTGGATGTCCAATCGGGTGGCAATAGGAATGCAATTTAAGAAAAATGCTTATGAAGCTTGCTCCGCTTTCTCAAATCATCTGGCCTTCTATATCGGCGATCATATCGATGTCGGCATCGAAATCCTGCCGATGAAAGCCTTGCAGGCACAGATGAGCTCCGGCGTTCCTTACTACGAGGGCGAATTGTACAATGTTATCCGTCAGGGACGGGGCGTTCCTGCGGTGCCTTTGGTGATTATCGGAGTACTTCCTTAGAAATTTATTGCACGCTTGAGTTTTACGTATATTTTACACCCTGAAACGGTTTTATCGTTCCCGCGAAGCGGCAACCGGTTCAGATTGAACGTGTCATGCCGAACTTGTTTCGGCATCTATTTATAATGGTCATGCCGAACTTGGTTCGGCATCTTTTTTTTCATCTTCAGGAGATACTCTCATGAGAATAATTCTTCCATTTCTGGTTTTTTGCCTCATCACCGGAGCAATAAAGAAAGGATAACTCCCATGAAGTCCTTGACAGAACCCCGAAAACTCATCGTTTCGAGTCTCCTATTCCTGCTTTCCGGAGTTCTTCTTGCCGCGGCAGCTCCCGGAAGATATGAAAAGGAGCTTTCCGGCGAAGGCTGGCGGCTTTTCCTCGACAAGAACGCGGACTGGAAGAATGACCCGGTGTTCATGCCTCCGGTGAATGTGAGCACGCTGCCGGTTAATCCTCCTGCCTGCGGCTGGGATGATCTGGAGAGGAAATGCGACAAGGTGGTTTCCGTTCCCGGAACAGTTGAAGAGCATTTCTGGGGCGTCAACGGCAATCCCATCGGCGTCGCCGGAGACTGGCGCGGTGTTTCCTGGTGGAGCACCACATTTCTTCTCGATTCCGAACTGCGGGGAAAACGGATAACCCTCCGGTTCGAATCGGTGAACCTGCGGGCGGAAGTGTTCGTAAATAGAAAGCAGGCAGGATACGATGTGATCGGGAACACTCCGTTCGAGGTGGACATCACCGGAGCGGCCATCTTCGGGATGAACCGGCTCGATGTGCGCATCACCGATCCGGTGGGAAACTTCACCTGGGAGGACAACGACCTCTGCCGCTGGGGGAAGAACCTGGTTCCTGCTGTTCACGGGTTCGGCGGCATCACCGGACGTGTCTACCTCCGGGCGACCGACAGAGTGTATATCGACGATGTATATGTAGAGAACAAGCCGGTGATTACAGAGGCGGAGATATTTGCCGCCCTCGCCAATAGTACCGGGAAAACTGTGGATGGTATGCTCGTTGTAAAGGTGCACGAGTGGAGGAATCCCGCGAACGTCATCTGGGAGAAGGCCATGCCTGTTTCCGTTCCCGCAGGAGAATATACGATCTCCCTGCCTGTGAAAGCTCCAAAGGCAAAACCCTGGGCTATCCGCGATCCGCACCTGTATGTGGCCGCCGTGAAATTCACCGCCTCGGATGGCTCCCTTTCTGACATGGCAGAAAAGCGCTTTGGATTCCGCTATTTCACCGTGGGGGAAAAGAACGGGGACAAGCGTTTCTACCTCAACGGGAAGCGGGTATTCATCTTCGCCGCCATGACCCGCGGCTTCTGGCCAAAAACCGGCATGAATCCCACAGCGGAAACGGCCGGTAAGGACATCGAAATCACACTCCGGCTGGGCTACAACATGATGCTCTTCCATCGCGCCATCGGGCAGTCCATGATCATCGATCTCTGCGATGAAGCCGGGCTCCTTGTTTATGAGGAACCCTCCGGCTACCGCTGCGAACCGGCGCAGGACGAAACGGTGAAAACATGGCGCCGCGAGAAGCTCCGCCGTATGGTTATGCGCGAGCGCTCCAACCCTTCCTTTATCATCTGCAACCTGGTCAACGAAGCGCAGAAAGCGCCTTCGGAAGATGATATCGCCAATGTAAGGATGGTACATTCCCTCGATCCCGGCCGTATCCTCACCTACACGAGCCATATTTACAACGGGCTTCCCTATTG from the Candidatus Latescibacter sp. genome contains:
- the corA gene encoding magnesium/cobalt transporter CorA, coding for MKRRPLLRRSRKAGLPPGSLEYFGEKIAGKPTVSVMDFSEHEFREFKAKSVEDTFALRETATVSWIDISSMIDGETIEKIGEHFRIHPLILEDILTQGQRPKMEDMEDYIFVVLKMLSYDEKAGEIKAEQISIVWGRNFLISFQEFEGDVFNAIRDRIRNAKGRIRKMGTDYLAYSLIDAVIDHYFIIMEKLGERIEILEERLIENPGREALHDIHTMKQEMLFLRKSVWPLREMISGLEKSESALIHEATVMYIRDLYDHTIQIIDTVETFRDLLSGMLDIYLSSTSYRLNEVMKVLTIISTIFIPLTFIAGVYGMNFELMPELKTRWGYPAVLTLMAGAALGMVYYFWKKKWF
- a CDS encoding sialidase family protein gives rise to the protein MSTFFRFVKGIFFAVLFYLTLSFTLSVFVFAQGNPAVLSSHVLCKEPGRYIGWPTIALTPAGELIAVFSGDRDEHVCPWGKTQMVRSSDNGKTWSEPVTVNNTPLDDRDAGIFATKKGTLIVSWFTSLAFDDPRYQESYPKELVQSWKRHAEKLSPEIRKQWLGSWVRRSVDGGKSWGDPIRVLGSAPHGPIQLRDGRILYVGRIYFDADPALSVEESRDDGLTWKRIGTIPIPAGDDISTYHEPHAVETDNGKILVMIREEKRNIMRQSESADGGRTWTVPHETGIWGCPPHLLRLADGRLLTVYGYRRAPFGERACFSSDSGKTWDVEHSFTIAPALDGDLGYPASVELSDGAVFTVYYQKDKPGEKTCLMGTRWRVK
- a CDS encoding BglII/BstYI family type II restriction endonuclease; translated protein: MQIVERHSHLNGLEFLTIRKPDLLDKIEKVIQTVDAESCRTKVSKDGKFLFNPTVINASFKFLLSATDWEKSKVGFWMSNRVAIGMQFKKNAYEACSAFSNHLAFYIGDHIDVGIEILPMKALQAQMSSGVPYYEGELYNVIRQGRGVPAVPLVIIGVLP